A stretch of Lactuca sativa cultivar Salinas chromosome 6, Lsat_Salinas_v11, whole genome shotgun sequence DNA encodes these proteins:
- the LOC128126828 gene encoding F-box protein CPR1-like, which yields MAELHDDVLPNILKRLNVSDLIRCKSVCKSWENLISDSGFIKFHMNYSYQIDYKNNDIDRRIVMSRVSYRNGSRVCDVDDRLFDDRDCHLLGSSNGLVCISSFASQLVVANPSTREVQTLQEPQILDTKHLCWGFGYDSSTDDYKVVLGFRKRVGWTCFQVLSLKSNVWKLIGDVKYSFHSRIGILCNGALHWIMKDSSSPNKKRVIASFQLSEEKFIKISEPDDERYESGVASCPNMNLGIIEDCLCVFPCDGFNDNLWMLKNYNGKLSWEMFEKDCDMNLALQCLKEQEHYVPNKRTLCRDMLFYKTKEYICAPIYMESLVSPYVNGRPKRKIQESNSKKSCKVRSFCLSYNTNCGIISGY from the coding sequence ATGGCAGAGCTTCACGATGATGTCCTTCCGAATATACTGAAAAGATTGAATGTGAGCGATCTAATCCGATGCAAAAGTGTATGTAAGTCTTGGGAAAATTTGATCTCTGACTCTGGTTTCATTAAATTCCATATGAACTATAGTTACCAAATTGATTACAAAAACAATGATATAGATAGGAGGATTGTTATGTCAAGGGTCTCTTATCGCAACGGGTCGCGTGTTTGTGATGTTGATGATAGATTATTTGATGATCGTGATTGTCATCTTCTTGGTTCTTCCAATGGACTTGTATGCATCTCTTCTTTTGCTTCTCAACTTGTAGTAGCTAATCCCTCAACTAGAGAGGTTCAAACACTACAAGAGCCTCAAATTCTTGATACCAAGCATTTATGTTGGGGTTTTGGCTATGATTCATCTACGGATGATTACAAGGTTGTATTAGGGTTCCGTAAACGTGTTGGTTGGACGTGTTTTCAAGTGTTAAGTTTGAAATCAAATGTTTGGAAACTAATTGGAGATGTAAAGTATTCATTTCATAGTAGGATTGGTATCTTATGCAATGGGGCACTTCATTGGATTATGAAAGATTCTTCATCTCCAAATAAGAAGAGAGTCATTGCTTCGTTTCAGCTATCTGAAgaaaaatttatcaaaatttcCGAACCTGATGATGAGCGATATGAATCTGGTGTTGCTAGCTGCCCAAATATGAATTTAGGTATTATCGAAGATTGTTTATGCGTATTTCCTTGTGATGGGTTTAACGATAACTTATGGATGCTGAAGAACTACAATGGAAAGCTGTCTTGGGAAATGTTTGAAAAGGACTGTGATATGAACTTAGCTTTACAATGCTTGAAAGAGCAGGAACATTACGTTCCTAACAAGAGAACTTTGTGTCGTGATATGCTGTTCTACAAGACTAAGGAATATATTTGTGCCCCTATCTATATGGAGAGTCTTGTATCTCCCTACGTTAATGGGAGGCCAAAGAGAAAGATACAAGAGAGTAATAGCAAGAAGAGTTGTAAGGTGCGTtcattttgtttatcatataatacAAACTGTGGAATTATATCTGGATACTGA
- the LOC128126829 gene encoding uncharacterized protein LOC128126829, with product MIASESLLHDTVDLSKLDLLVCHPNGTSAKIEKIGNMNLSNSSTLFDVFAVPDFNVNLLSVHKVYKDSNCEVVFNEHNCKIQDLQSKVMVGNGRESGGLYYINSAPLGSLSNSSISSFVCCVSKLTWHNRLGHPSDQVLSSLRHRLKIGSEVLPPCDICHKAKQTRESFPVSQHTTSKLGELIHLDVWGPYKVTTTEGFRTPTSILNGSSPYELVYNSAPVFDKLRGYKVLSLDSNLIFVSRDVKFYESVFPFKLKTSSLTDSSVVTVNSNDLFSYDESLDSSFILDNTRADNLRSSQQMDGDNADQDQDETCPSNVSNRTGEAYVPPSDVLFPRSSALTEENDSINSNPSESLSTRITRSGRNVHMPVRFSDYVVEGTHKYGIERTVNYSGLNTESFCFISNLNKTVEPKTYSEAALDPN from the exons ATGATTGCCTCTGAGTCACTACTCCATGACACTGTGGATTTGTCAAAATTAGATTTGTTGGTTTGTCATCCCAATGGTACATCAGCTAAGATTGAAAAAATTGGTAATATGAATTTATCTAATTCTTCAACACTGTTTGATGTGTTTGCTGTTCCTGATTTCAATGTTAATTTGCTTTCTGTTCATAaggtctataaagatagtaattGTGAGGTTGTTTTTAATGAGCATAATTGCAAAATTCAGGATTTACAGTCAAAGGTGATGGTGGGGAATGGTAGAGAGTCTGGAGGTCTCTATTACATTAATAGTGCACCTTTAGGTAGTCTGTCTAATTCTTCTATTTCTTCTTTTGTTtgttgtgtgtctaaactaactTGGCACAATAGACTTGGTCATCCTTCTGATCAAGTTTTGAGTTCTTTGAGACATAGGCTTAAGATTGGAAGTGAAGTTCTTCCACCTTGTGACATTTGTCATAAGGCTAAACAAACTAGAGAATCTTTTCCTGTTAGTCAACATACTACTTCTAAACTTGGTGAGTTAATTCATTTAGATGTTTGGGGTCCTTATAAAGTGACAACTACAGAAGGATTTAG AACACCTACTTCAATCTTAAATGGTTCTTCTCCCTATGAACTTGTTTATAATTCTGCACCTGTTTTTGATAAACTTAGG GGTTACAAAGTTCTTAGTCTTGATTCTAATCTTATTTTTGTTTCCAGGGATGTAAAGTTTTATGAGTCAGTGTTTCCTTTCAAGCTTAAAACTTCATCTTTAACTGATAGTTCAGTTGTCACTGTAAATTCAAATGACCTATTTTCCTATGATGAGTCTTTAGATTCTAGTTTTATTCTAGATAATACTAGAGCAGATAACCTGAGGAGTAGCCAACAGATGGATGGTGATAATGCAGACCAGGACCAGGATGAGACTTGTCCCTCTAATGTCAGCAACCGGACTGGTGAGGCATATGTGCCTCCCTCTGATGTGTTGTTTCCAAGATCTTCTGCATTGACTGAGGAAAATGATTCAATTAATTCTAATCCTTCTGAAAGTTTGTCAACTAGGATCACTAGATCTGGAAGGAATGTTCACATGCCAGTTAGATTTAGTGATTATGTTGTAGAGGGTACACATAAATATGGTATTGAAAGAACTGTAAATTATTCAGGTCTTAATACTGAgtctttctgttttatttctaatCTTAATAAAACAGTTGAACCTAAGACTTATAGTGAAGCAGCTTTAGATCCAAATTAG